The genomic stretch CTAGCAACCATTTGCGATCGCGCCGCTTCATCCCCATCAATTACATATTCGATGTACTCTACACCTTTTTGATCGAGCAGATGTTTTGCTCTGATACAGAAAGGACACATGCGCCATGTATAGATTTCAACTTTTGCCATAACTATTTCCTTAAAAAACTACAAACGGTTCATGAACTAATAAATTTTTTGAGAGGCTATTGACCTAACTTCCACTACTTTAACGTCAGTTTGACTAAGGCAGAAAATGGTAAAAAAATCGCTAAGCGATTTTTTTACCATTTTCTGCCATTTGCGCCGCTTTTTCTAAGCTTTGGCAGCAGGTAATGACACTTTAACGTGTAGCTCCTTCAGTTGTGAGTCATCGACACTGGATGGTGCATCGGTCAATAGGTCACGAGCCTGTTGTGTTTTGGGGAAAGCGATTACATCACGGATTGAGTCTGCCCCAGAGATTAACATCACTAGGCGATCGAGACCAAAGGCAAGTCCACCATGAGGAGGCGTGCCATATTCAAAGGCTTCCAATAGGAATCCAAACTTCTCTTTTGCTTGTTCATCAGTTAACCCGATCGCGGCAAATACTTTTTCTTGGACTTCGCGCTTGTGAATCCGAATACTACCACCGCCAATTTCTGTACCATTGAGTACGAGGTCATAGGCTTGGGCGATCGTATTAACATCAATGGGTTGACCATCGGCAATATCTTCAGGGCGAGGTGAGGTGAAGGGGTGGTGTAATGCCTCTAGACGCTTCTCATCAGCATTCCATTCAAACATAGGAAAGTCAG from Pseudanabaena sp. Chao 1811 encodes the following:
- the grxC gene encoding glutaredoxin 3, giving the protein MAKVEIYTWRMCPFCIRAKHLLDQKGVEYIEYVIDGDEAARSQMVARGSDGKRSVPQIFINDQHIGGCDAIHNLDRQGKLDPLLAA